TCGTGCGGCCTGACAGGAGTGGGGGTGATGCTGGACCAGTCTGGAGCCGTGAGCGCGGGCGCGGGCAGCCACGAGCGGACTTCCCGGTTCCTGCTCTCGGGATTCGAGCAGGCGGTGCTGCCGCGGCTGGCGCGGTCGCTCCCGCGGCGCGTGAAGCCGGACCACCTCACCGGGCTGGGGCTCGCGGGGTCCACGGCGGTGGCGGCGGCGTACGTGCTGAGCAACCTCGACGCGCGCTGGCTGTGGGCGGCGAGCCTGTTGATAGTGGTGCAGTGGTTCGGCGACAGCCTGGACGGCACGCTGGCGCGCGTGCGTCGGGCGGAGCGGCCGAGGTACGGCTTCTATCTTGACCACCTGACGGACGCATATTCGACGCTGGCCATCGGCCTGGGGCTGGGGCTATCGCCGTACATGCTGCTGTCGGTGGGGCTGTCTGTGGTGATCGCTTACCTGATCCTTTCCATCAATGTGTACCTGGAAACGCATGTCTTCGGCGAGTTCAGCTTCAGCTACGGCAGGCTCGGGCCGACAGAGGTTCGAGTGCTGCTGATACTGCTCAATGCTGCAGCGGTGCTGGGTGCGGCGGT
This is a stretch of genomic DNA from Gemmatimonadota bacterium. It encodes these proteins:
- a CDS encoding CDP-alcohol phosphatidyltransferase family protein, giving the protein MLDQSGAVSAGAGSHERTSRFLLSGFEQAVLPRLARSLPRRVKPDHLTGLGLAGSTAVAAAYVLSNLDARWLWAASLLIVVQWFGDSLDGTLARVRRAERPRYGFYLDHLTDAYSTLAIGLGLGLSPYMLLSVGLSVVIAYLILSINVYLETHVFGEFSFSYGRLGPTEVRVLLILLNAAAVLGAAVPFTVLGVGATLFDVAGVLAALGMLGLLLGRATRNLRRLARLEPPAA